One genomic region from Rosa rugosa chromosome 1, drRosRugo1.1, whole genome shotgun sequence encodes:
- the LOC133737168 gene encoding senescence-specific cysteine protease SAG39-like, which produces MEFINQMYSKCICLCLILIFGAWSSEATSRNLEDAAMYERYEQWMTRYGRQYSSMNEKETRFNVFKKNVAMIDSSNNDVNKPYKLSVNQFADLTTEEFKAQRTGFKGLRDTPPLTTSFKYENVSIVPSSLDWRTKGAVMPVKDQGQCGSCWAFATVGALEGALQLATGELVSMSEQELVDCNVGGENEGCMGGYPDVAFLYIIEKHGLTNEANYPYTATDNVCNTTEADSPSGSITGYEDVPVNSEQDLLKAVANQPVSVCIQAEGAFEYYSSGVLTGYCGTDLDHCVTAIGYGTTDEGIDYWLLKNSWGTEWGEEGYVRIQRNIEAVEGMCGIATSASYATV; this is translated from the exons ATGGAGTTCATAAACCAGATGTACTCTAAATGTATTTGCCTGTGCTTGATCCTCATATTCGGGGCTTGGTCTTCTGAAGCCACCTCTCGGAATCTTGAAGATGCAGCCATGTATGAGAGATACGAGCAATGGATGACTCGTTATGGTCGCCAATACAGCAGCATGAATGAGAAGGAGACTCGCTTCAATGTATTCAAGAAAAATGTGGCAATGATTGATTCTTCGAATAACGATGTAAACAAACCATACAAATTGAGCGTCAATCAATTTGCAGACCTTACAACTGAAGAATTCAAAGCCCAAAGGACTGGATTCAAGGGTCTTCGGGATACCCCACCGCTGACTACTTCTTTCAAGTACGAAAATGTTAGCATAGTGCCATCTTCACTAGACTGGAGAACGAAAGGAGCTGTAATGCCTGTCAAGGATCAAGGCCAATGTG GAAGCTGTTGGGCTTTCGCAACAGTGGGAGCCTTGGAAGGAGCTCTTCAGCTTGCTACTGGTGAACTAGTCTCTATGTCTGAGCAAGAGTTGGTTGACTGTAACGTCGGAGGTGAGAATGAAGGCTGTATGGGTGGCTACCCCGACGTTGCCTTTCTGTACATCATCGAAAAGCACGGGCTTACAAACGAGGCTAATTATCCCTATACTGCTACGGATAATGTGTGCAATACTACAGAGGCAGACAGCCCTTCAGGTAGCATAACCGGCTACGAAGATGTGCCTGTAAACAGTGAACAGGACCTTCTCAAGGCTGTTGCTAATCAACCTGTATCCGTTTGCATTCAAGCTGAGGGAGCATTCGAATACTATTCATCTGGTGTGTTGACAGGATATTGTGGAACGGACCTCGACCATTGTGTTACTGCTATTGGTTACGGAACAACTGATGAGGGGATCGATTATTGGTTGCTGAAAAACTCATGGGGCACAGAATGGGGTGAAGAAGGCTACGTTAGGATACAAAGAAATATAGAGGCTGTGGAAGGAATGTGTGGCATTGCTACGTCAGCCTCTTACGCTACTGTGTAG
- the LOC133727820 gene encoding agamous-like MADS-box protein AGL62, with protein sequence MGRRKIEIEKISNKNYLMATFSKRRKGLFHKASEFCRLSGAEIAIIVFSPGDRVYRFGHPSADSIIDRYDDPRTENNNNKGTREFPYTLDDEDNEARDDDLASSELGKEAADGKDELGKARFWWDNLPIEDMGLKQLEKYKSCLEFIRNELAYELHETKRRESHTKDFLSLIGFSTSTSTSDPVRERNCDIVEEHQAQISWSNMTSAINTNFTI encoded by the coding sequence atGGGACGCAGGAAGATAGAAATCGAgaaaatcagcaacaagaaCTACCTAATGGCCACATTCTCTAAGCGGCGAAAGGGTCTGTTTCACAAAGCCAGTGAGTTTTGCAGGTTATCCGGTGCCGAAATCGCCATCATTGTCTTTTCGCCAGGTGACCGTGTTTACCGGTTTGGTCACCCTTCAGCAGACTCCATCATTGATCGGTATGATGATCCGCGAACtgaaaataacaataataaGGGCACACGAGAGTTTCCGTATACACTTGACGACGAAGACAATGAAGCTCGTGATGATGATTTGGCGAGCAGCGAGCTTGGAAAAGAGGCAGCTGATGGTAAGGATGAGCTTGGAAAGGCCAGGTTTTGGTGGGATAATCTGCCTATTGAAGATATGGGACTAAAACAACTTGAGAAATATAAAAGTTGCTTAGAATTTATAAGAAACGAGCTGGCATATGAATTACATGAGACGAAGAGAAGAGAATCACACACCAAAGATTTTTTGAGTTTGATTGGTTTCAGTACTAGTACTTCTACTTCTGATCCAGTAAGAGAACGCAACTGTGATATTGTAGAAGAACACCAAGCACAGATTTCGTGGAGCAACATGACGAGCGCAATTAACACAAATTTCACTATTTAA